The Spirosoma foliorum genome has a window encoding:
- a CDS encoding UDP-glucuronic acid decarboxylase family protein produces the protein MKRVLITGGAGFLGSHLCDRFIKEGYHVMAMDNLITGDIRNIEHLFHLPNFEFYHHDVSKYIHVPGELDYILHFASPASPIDYLKIPIPTLKVGSLGIHNCLGLARVKGARVLIASTSEIYGDPNVHPQPEEYWGNVNPVGPRGVYDEAKRFQEAITMAYHTYHGLETRIVRIFNTYGPRMRLNDGRVLPAFIGQALRGEDLTVFGDGSQTRSFCYVDDLVEGIYRLLLSDYAYPVNIGNPSEITIKEFGEEIIKLTGTTQQLIFKDLPTDDPKQRQPDITKAKAILGWEPKVSRAEGLKVTYDYFKSLPEEELYKAAYHREFVKQ, from the coding sequence ATGAAGCGTGTACTAATTACTGGCGGAGCCGGATTTTTGGGATCGCACCTCTGCGATCGGTTTATCAAGGAGGGCTACCATGTGATGGCAATGGATAATCTTATTACGGGCGATATCCGTAATATTGAGCACCTCTTCCATCTGCCAAATTTTGAGTTCTATCACCACGATGTATCTAAATACATCCACGTGCCGGGCGAATTGGATTACATCCTGCATTTTGCCTCGCCCGCCAGCCCGATTGATTACCTCAAAATTCCAATTCCGACGCTGAAAGTAGGTTCGTTGGGTATTCACAACTGTCTTGGTTTAGCAAGAGTAAAGGGTGCCCGCGTTCTGATTGCGTCTACTTCAGAAATATACGGAGACCCAAATGTTCACCCACAGCCCGAAGAATATTGGGGTAATGTGAATCCGGTAGGTCCTCGGGGTGTATATGATGAAGCGAAGCGGTTTCAGGAAGCCATTACGATGGCGTACCACACCTACCACGGTCTGGAAACACGTATCGTTCGTATTTTTAATACGTATGGTCCTCGCATGCGCCTGAACGATGGTCGGGTATTGCCCGCCTTTATTGGTCAGGCATTGCGCGGTGAAGACCTGACCGTTTTTGGTGACGGAAGTCAGACTCGTTCGTTCTGTTACGTAGATGATCTGGTAGAAGGTATTTACCGATTGCTACTCAGCGACTATGCCTACCCCGTTAATATTGGTAACCCGTCGGAAATTACAATTAAGGAGTTTGGTGAAGAGATTATCAAGCTTACGGGAACAACCCAGCAGTTGATTTTCAAAGACTTGCCTACCGATGATCCGAAGCAACGGCAGCCCGATATTACAAAAGCAAAGGCTATTTTGGGCTGGGAGCCTAAAGTTTCCCGAGCGGAAGGGTTAAAAGTGACCTACGATTATTTTAAGAGTTTGCCCGAAGAAGAACTCTATAAGGCTGCCTATCACCGCGAGTTTGTGAAGCAGTAA
- a CDS encoding acyl-CoA dehydrogenase family protein, translating into MTNEIVENQELIAQSVRDLSERLIRPNVRQWDEDQHFPAELFRQLGEQGLMGMLVPTTYNGTGLGYREYVTAIVELARVDGSVGLSMAAHNSLCTNHILLFGNEQQKQDYLPRLATGEWLGAWGLTEPNTGSDAGNMRTTAVRDESGDWVLNGSKNFITHGKSSNIAVVIARTGEPNKPHNATAFIIERGTPGFSGGRKEDKLGMRASETAEMLFQDCRIPDSQRLGAVGDGFVQSLKVLDGGRISIAALSLGIAYGAYDAALAYAQEREQFGQPIANFQGISFKLADMATEIEAAKLLTYQAADLKDAGKSVTKESAMAKLFASETAVRVANEAVQIFGGYGYIKDFPVEKFYRDAKLCTIGEGTSEIQKLVISRQILK; encoded by the coding sequence ATGACAAACGAAATTGTAGAAAATCAAGAATTAATAGCTCAGTCAGTGCGCGATTTAAGTGAACGGCTTATCCGTCCAAATGTCCGCCAATGGGACGAAGATCAGCACTTTCCTGCTGAACTGTTTCGCCAGTTAGGCGAGCAGGGACTGATGGGCATGCTTGTTCCTACGACTTATAATGGAACGGGCCTTGGCTATCGTGAATATGTAACGGCTATTGTCGAACTGGCTCGTGTCGATGGGTCAGTTGGCTTGTCGATGGCTGCACACAACTCACTCTGTACCAACCACATATTACTGTTTGGCAACGAACAACAGAAGCAAGACTATCTGCCCCGATTAGCAACCGGTGAATGGTTGGGTGCCTGGGGGCTAACCGAACCCAACACAGGCTCCGATGCTGGAAACATGCGCACAACAGCGGTCCGAGATGAATCGGGGGATTGGGTGTTGAACGGGTCAAAAAACTTTATTACGCACGGGAAAAGCAGTAATATAGCCGTAGTAATTGCGCGTACAGGCGAACCGAATAAACCACATAACGCAACGGCTTTCATTATTGAGCGGGGCACACCTGGCTTTTCAGGCGGTCGGAAAGAAGATAAATTAGGGATGCGCGCGTCGGAAACGGCGGAAATGCTATTTCAGGATTGCCGAATTCCAGATAGTCAACGACTCGGTGCTGTTGGCGATGGTTTTGTACAGTCGCTGAAGGTTCTTGATGGCGGCCGGATTTCGATAGCAGCCCTAAGTCTGGGCATTGCCTATGGTGCTTATGATGCAGCCCTCGCCTATGCTCAGGAGCGTGAACAGTTCGGCCAGCCGATTGCTAATTTTCAGGGAATCAGCTTTAAACTCGCCGATATGGCTACTGAAATTGAAGCCGCCAAGCTCCTGACGTATCAGGCTGCCGACCTAAAAGATGCTGGCAAATCGGTTACGAAAGAGTCGGCAATGGCGAAATTGTTTGCGTCGGAAACAGCCGTACGCGTGGCTAATGAAGCAGTTCAGATTTTTGGAGGCTATGGCTATATTAAGGATTTTCCCGTAGAGAAGTTTTACCGAGACGCCAAGCTCTGTACAATCGGAGAAGGCACCAGCGAAATTCAGAAGCTGGTAATTTCAAGGCAGATATTGAAGTAA
- a CDS encoding 6-pyruvoyl trahydropterin synthase family protein, which produces MVYINRIEHFNAAHRLYNPNWSEERNKEVFGPCANINWHGHNFELIVTVKGEPDPDTGFVIDLKLLGDIIRREVIEKVDHKNLNLDVDFMQGKMASCEIFIMEIWKILERALANVTEAHLHQLRLYETPKNFVDYFGE; this is translated from the coding sequence ATGGTCTATATTAACAGAATTGAGCACTTTAACGCAGCCCACCGGCTCTATAATCCAAACTGGTCGGAAGAGCGAAACAAAGAGGTTTTTGGTCCCTGTGCCAATATAAATTGGCATGGACATAACTTCGAATTAATTGTAACCGTCAAAGGCGAACCTGACCCGGATACAGGCTTTGTGATTGATCTAAAATTATTGGGAGACATCATTCGGCGGGAAGTTATTGAGAAAGTTGACCACAAGAACCTGAATCTTGATGTCGATTTTATGCAGGGCAAAATGGCCAGCTGCGAAATCTTCATCATGGAAATCTGGAAAATTCTGGAGCGTGCGCTGGCAAACGTTACCGAAGCGCACCTGCATCAGCTCCGGCTCTACGAAACGCCAAAAAACTTTGTCGATTATTTTGGCGAATAA
- the lpxB gene encoding lipid-A-disaccharide synthase — protein sequence MNYYLIAGERSGDLHGANLIRAIHHHDSSAQFRAYGGEQMEAAGAVLVRHYREMAFMGFLEVAKNLGTIRRIMRECQADLLAHRPDALILIDYAGFNLRMARFAKKHGIRVFYYISPKVWAWNQRRALKIKATVDKLFTILPFETEFFAKYDYKVDYVGNPLLDALAEFQPDPAFRSTNDLGNEPIIALLPGSRHQEITSILPVMLQVTRQFPDYQFVVGTVSNLPKELYANLLASYPSVKRVEDAAYDLLHVSTAALVTSGTATLETALLNIPQVVCYKTTGISYAIAKRLIAVPFISLVNLIADREVVKELIQNDLTPERTTTELRAILPGNSGRDVQLAGYADVQQKMGEPGASERAGQLMVADLQKLAS from the coding sequence ATGAACTATTACCTCATTGCCGGCGAACGTTCTGGCGACCTTCACGGTGCCAATTTAATACGGGCCATTCATCACCACGATTCCTCTGCACAGTTTCGGGCTTATGGTGGTGAACAAATGGAAGCCGCTGGAGCAGTGCTCGTGCGTCATTACCGCGAGATGGCGTTTATGGGATTTCTGGAAGTTGCCAAAAACCTCGGCACCATCCGCCGGATCATGCGCGAATGCCAGGCAGATCTATTAGCTCATCGACCCGACGCCTTAATTCTTATCGACTATGCGGGATTTAATCTTCGAATGGCTCGATTCGCGAAGAAGCATGGTATTCGGGTGTTTTATTACATCTCCCCCAAAGTCTGGGCCTGGAATCAGCGTCGCGCCTTGAAGATTAAAGCAACCGTCGACAAGCTGTTTACCATTCTGCCGTTCGAGACTGAATTCTTTGCCAAGTACGATTATAAAGTTGACTACGTTGGTAACCCGTTGCTCGACGCGCTAGCCGAATTCCAGCCAGATCCAGCCTTTCGGTCAACAAACGACTTAGGCAACGAGCCAATCATTGCGTTATTACCCGGTAGCCGCCATCAGGAAATCACGTCAATTCTGCCCGTAATGCTTCAAGTTACCCGCCAGTTCCCAGACTATCAATTCGTTGTTGGCACGGTGAGTAATCTTCCTAAAGAACTCTACGCCAATTTATTGGCCAGTTACCCCAGTGTGAAACGCGTTGAGGATGCCGCCTATGATCTGCTCCATGTATCGACGGCCGCACTCGTTACTTCCGGAACGGCTACTCTCGAAACGGCCCTTCTGAACATCCCGCAGGTAGTTTGTTACAAAACAACCGGCATTAGCTATGCCATTGCCAAACGACTCATTGCAGTACCCTTTATCTCGCTCGTAAACCTGATTGCCGATCGCGAAGTCGTGAAAGAGCTGATTCAAAACGATCTTACGCCGGAGCGCACGACAACAGAACTGCGCGCTATTTTACCGGGCAATTCTGGTCGGGACGTTCAGTTGGCTGGCTATGCTGATGTCCAGCAAAAAATGGGCGAACCGGGCGCATCTGAACGAGCGGGCCAGCTAATGGTAGCCGATTTGCAGAAGTTAGCTTCATAA
- a CDS encoding putative maltokinase, protein MLSNQPLSSTLAWPAIASDTTFWTTLAQTLLPPYVNTCRWFAGKARQQTGFSIQTIHSLTLPDGDLAFLLILEASYADGVPESYLLPVSLLNKTAAAALADVPEKGRIGDVTIAGQTALLIDAIYDERFRQVLFTAIYQNQSFAQANGQLTFHRGKGLEEGDDNLPSRVLPVDSSNSAMTFGDKYFLKLYRKLFEETNPEVDMVAFLTDESNFTHIPAFGGSIVWKRPASPDVTLGMVQRMVPNDKDSWMQTGDYLNDFLYGVPQRMFAIREDVFDKVELLGKRTGEMHCALYKPDRDDVPTDPAFAPEPFTDEYRSFLIKRFEDLLERRYALLIDNYTKLDPLAQRLAWVFMEAKEMIETFIADFRTRPLDSLRIRIHGDYHLGQVLATATDFVVIDFEGEPESTITERKIKHSPLKDVAGMIRSYHYAVSAKLFNSTETDNLDPDHLQRVSDRWFYLIRDTFLDAYLDVFGAPHPLFKNNSEINFLLLIYLLEKAVYELGYEISYRPAWVKIPLKGIIDVVREIEKIRLSDGNSVPDVPMLQTGLLQVK, encoded by the coding sequence ATGCTCAGTAATCAGCCCTTATCATCTACCCTTGCCTGGCCCGCTATTGCCTCCGACACAACTTTCTGGACAACGTTGGCGCAAACCTTGTTGCCACCCTATGTAAATACGTGTCGCTGGTTTGCCGGGAAGGCCCGTCAGCAGACTGGTTTTTCGATCCAGACAATTCACTCCCTCACGCTGCCTGATGGTGATCTGGCGTTCCTGCTAATTCTGGAGGCCAGCTATGCCGATGGTGTTCCAGAAAGCTACCTTCTACCGGTTTCATTGCTAAACAAAACAGCCGCAGCAGCGCTGGCCGACGTACCCGAAAAAGGACGTATTGGCGACGTAACGATCGCTGGACAAACGGCCCTATTGATCGATGCGATTTACGACGAGCGATTCCGACAGGTCTTATTTACAGCGATTTATCAGAATCAATCGTTTGCCCAGGCTAACGGCCAACTGACTTTTCACCGGGGCAAAGGCCTGGAAGAAGGCGACGACAACTTACCCTCGCGGGTACTGCCCGTCGATTCGAGCAACTCGGCTATGACATTCGGCGATAAATACTTCCTGAAACTCTACCGGAAACTCTTCGAGGAAACAAACCCCGAGGTAGACATGGTGGCCTTTTTGACCGATGAGAGCAACTTTACGCACATTCCGGCTTTCGGTGGTAGCATTGTCTGGAAACGCCCCGCTAGTCCCGATGTAACGCTGGGCATGGTGCAACGCATGGTGCCTAACGATAAAGATTCCTGGATGCAGACTGGCGACTATCTGAATGATTTCCTGTACGGCGTTCCGCAACGCATGTTTGCCATTCGGGAAGATGTGTTTGATAAAGTTGAATTGCTGGGTAAGCGAACAGGCGAAATGCATTGTGCGCTGTACAAACCCGACCGCGACGACGTACCAACCGATCCCGCTTTTGCTCCCGAACCGTTTACCGACGAGTATCGCAGCTTCTTGATCAAACGTTTTGAAGACCTACTCGAACGACGCTATGCGCTACTGATTGACAATTACACCAAACTCGATCCGCTGGCGCAGCGTTTGGCCTGGGTGTTTATGGAAGCCAAAGAAATGATCGAAACATTCATTGCCGATTTCCGAACCCGCCCACTCGACTCACTTCGTATTCGAATTCACGGCGATTATCACCTTGGTCAAGTACTGGCAACAGCCACCGATTTCGTAGTGATCGATTTCGAAGGGGAACCCGAAAGCACCATTACCGAACGCAAGATCAAGCACTCGCCCCTCAAGGATGTGGCGGGTATGATTCGGTCGTATCATTATGCGGTATCCGCTAAACTGTTCAACTCAACCGAAACCGATAACCTCGATCCTGATCATTTGCAGCGGGTATCCGATCGCTGGTTTTATTTGATTCGGGACACATTTCTGGACGCCTATCTGGATGTGTTTGGAGCACCGCACCCACTCTTTAAAAACAACAGCGAAATCAACTTTTTACTCCTGATTTACCTGCTCGAAAAAGCGGTGTATGAATTGGGGTATGAAATCAGCTACCGGCCAGCCTGGGTAAAAATTCCACTTAAAGGCATCATCGATGTTGTTCGCGAAATCGAAAAAATTCGCCTGAGTGATGGAAACTCTGTACCCGACGTACCGATGTTACAAACGGGCTTGTTGCAAGTAAAATAG
- a CDS encoding sensor histidine kinase — MSLRSRIVLAVTAVFAAVSLLSGWMMLNRAERSLQTAFDRAARTRAEWLLSLVSVDPVVLPLPTDRELVRIVYRTYGHARELFRSPGFPGSPHRGRHRLPRYDSYRELTVQTSSDQLSEGQILLTLVVPDASLRQDIHQLRWLFGLGWLVSLVLAFAAGYGAAGWLLRPIQAIINQANTISKAGNSSQLTLPKTRDEIYQLTDTLNRMLARIRENVDLQQNFFGAAAHELRTPLTVMKTGLEVTIANDRADASIKPFLTSQLDEVSRLARLIDEFLTLSRPDEAAQPLNLTEISVPVLIRRCLAQLATVAEDYDVTTRVDVDESSKETILTDAVKLQHILLNLVENAIKYAVPNSTVLINLHYTDGWKIQVQNQTARENGPIIDLMQPFFQADPFKEGHGLGLWISHRLTTLLHGELHLDWQAFTFTSELSLPSSPTSIGPI; from the coding sequence ATGAGTTTACGCAGCCGCATTGTTCTGGCCGTTACGGCCGTGTTTGCGGCAGTCAGTCTGCTGTCAGGCTGGATGATGCTCAATCGGGCCGAGCGTAGTTTGCAAACCGCTTTCGACCGGGCCGCCCGAACCAGAGCCGAATGGCTTCTCTCGCTTGTTAGCGTAGATCCCGTTGTTCTTCCTTTACCCACAGATCGGGAGCTAGTGCGGATTGTTTATCGCACCTACGGGCATGCTCGCGAGCTTTTTCGAAGCCCTGGTTTTCCGGGTAGTCCTCACAGAGGCAGGCATCGGCTCCCCAGATATGATTCCTATCGGGAGTTAACCGTACAAACATCTTCAGATCAGCTATCGGAGGGACAAATTCTACTAACGCTTGTGGTGCCTGACGCCAGTTTGCGGCAAGATATTCATCAGCTTCGGTGGTTGTTTGGTTTGGGCTGGCTAGTTAGTTTGGTCCTGGCTTTTGCCGCTGGTTATGGTGCCGCAGGCTGGTTATTACGACCAATACAAGCCATTATTAATCAAGCCAATACAATCAGTAAAGCCGGCAATAGTAGTCAACTTACATTGCCCAAAACGCGCGATGAGATTTATCAGCTGACCGACACACTGAACCGAATGTTGGCCAGGATTCGGGAGAATGTGGATTTGCAGCAAAATTTCTTTGGAGCAGCCGCCCACGAGTTACGTACGCCTTTGACCGTCATGAAAACCGGACTGGAAGTAACGATAGCGAATGATCGTGCCGATGCCAGTATCAAACCATTTTTGACCAGTCAATTAGATGAGGTAAGCCGATTAGCGCGCTTAATCGATGAGTTTTTAACCCTTAGCCGACCCGATGAAGCGGCTCAACCATTGAATTTAACCGAAATCAGCGTACCCGTTTTAATTCGTCGTTGCCTTGCTCAATTAGCAACCGTAGCTGAAGATTATGACGTAACCACACGGGTTGATGTAGACGAATCGAGTAAGGAAACTATTCTTACCGATGCGGTTAAGCTCCAGCATATTCTTCTAAATCTAGTCGAAAATGCCATTAAGTACGCCGTTCCGAACAGTACCGTCCTGATTAATCTACACTACACGGATGGCTGGAAAATCCAGGTACAAAACCAGACTGCTCGCGAAAACGGCCCCATAATCGATTTAATGCAGCCCTTTTTCCAGGCCGACCCCTTCAAAGAAGGGCACGGTTTAGGGCTTTGGATCAGTCATCGGTTAACAACACTACTACACGGAGAATTACATCTCGACTGGCAGGCGTTTACCTTCACCAGTGAACTATCCTTGCCCTCATCGCCTACGAGTATTGGTCCAATTTAG
- a CDS encoding UDP-glucose dehydrogenase family protein, whose protein sequence is MKLAVVGTGYVGLVTGTCFAETGNQVTCVDIDVRKVEKLNNGIVPIYEPGLETLFHRNVEEGRLSFTTNLEEGIKGAEVIFLALPTPPGEDGSADLKYILKVASDLGPILSQYAVIVDKSTVPVGTAEKVHAHIADNAKVDFDVVSNPEFLREGVAVEDFMKPDRVVIGTKSDRAKAVMNRLYAPLVRQGNPVIFMDERSAEMTKYAANAFLATKITFMNEIANLCERAGANVDDIRRGIGTDSRIGKRFLFAGIGYGGSCFPKDVQALAKTAKDFDYDFKVLKSVMEVNYLQKTKLLPQILGHFGGDLTGKTIAVWGLAFKPYTDDIREAPALDNIQALLDAGAKVTVYDPEAMDNVREQIGNAITYAHTQYAALDDADALVVITEWPLFRTPDFDKMNLLLKNKLIFDGRNVYELDQMREQNYTYYSVGRETVLAPVEQKI, encoded by the coding sequence ATGAAACTAGCAGTTGTTGGAACCGGATACGTGGGCTTAGTTACTGGAACATGCTTTGCCGAAACGGGTAATCAGGTTACGTGTGTTGATATTGATGTACGTAAAGTTGAAAAACTAAATAATGGAATAGTCCCCATCTACGAACCCGGTTTGGAAACCTTATTTCATCGGAACGTTGAGGAAGGACGGCTATCGTTTACCACAAATCTGGAAGAAGGTATTAAAGGAGCGGAAGTAATCTTCCTGGCCTTACCAACTCCTCCCGGTGAAGATGGCTCGGCCGATTTGAAATATATTCTGAAAGTAGCCAGCGATCTTGGCCCAATTCTGAGTCAGTATGCAGTTATTGTCGATAAAAGTACAGTACCTGTTGGTACAGCCGAAAAAGTGCATGCACACATTGCCGACAATGCCAAGGTTGATTTCGATGTCGTATCGAACCCTGAATTTTTGCGGGAAGGGGTAGCTGTCGAAGACTTTATGAAGCCGGACCGTGTTGTCATCGGAACGAAATCTGATCGCGCAAAAGCCGTTATGAATCGGCTTTATGCACCGCTGGTACGTCAGGGTAACCCCGTTATTTTCATGGACGAGCGTTCGGCTGAAATGACCAAATATGCTGCCAATGCATTCCTGGCCACGAAAATCACGTTTATGAACGAAATCGCCAACCTGTGCGAACGGGCAGGTGCCAACGTCGACGATATTCGTCGGGGTATCGGTACCGATAGCCGGATTGGTAAGCGGTTCCTGTTTGCCGGTATTGGTTATGGCGGAAGTTGTTTCCCGAAAGACGTACAGGCGTTGGCTAAAACAGCCAAAGACTTCGATTATGATTTCAAAGTGTTGAAATCTGTCATGGAAGTGAATTATCTGCAAAAAACGAAGTTGCTGCCACAGATTCTGGGCCACTTTGGTGGAGATTTAACTGGTAAAACAATTGCCGTTTGGGGGCTGGCCTTTAAGCCTTATACCGACGATATTCGTGAAGCGCCCGCGCTGGATAATATCCAGGCGCTGCTTGATGCCGGCGCAAAAGTGACCGTTTATGACCCAGAAGCCATGGATAATGTACGGGAGCAAATTGGTAATGCCATTACCTACGCGCACACGCAGTATGCTGCTTTGGACGATGCTGATGCGCTGGTAGTCATTACCGAATGGCCGCTCTTCCGCACGCCTGATTTCGACAAAATGAATTTATTATTGAAAAATAAACTAATTTTCGACGGCCGTAATGTATACGAACTCGACCAGATGCGAGAACAGAACTATACCTATTATTCGGTCGGCCGCGAAACTGTTCTGGCTCCAGTAGAGCAAAAAATTTAA
- the pgeF gene encoding peptidoglycan editing factor PgeF, giving the protein MTELTVASLHISPAIFDPFPGLIAAESTRHGGVSPAPFSSLNLGINTDDSQSNVDENRRRFFTAIGAPAHAFASSYQVHGMKILYTVEAGRFEGYDALITDKPGLLIGVTVADCVPILIYDSKHRAVAAIHAGWRGTVGSIVTKTLDQMKQQFGTSAEHCYAYIGTCIDECSFEVGAEVAEQFESELKRVDAETGKGYIDLKRANANQLTGFGIPVEQIGVSPFSTVLNNSDFFSHRAEHGQTGRMLAVIGLAN; this is encoded by the coding sequence ATGACTGAGCTTACCGTTGCATCGCTCCATATAAGTCCTGCCATTTTCGATCCATTTCCAGGCCTCATTGCGGCCGAGAGTACCCGGCACGGGGGAGTTAGTCCGGCTCCTTTTTCGTCGCTTAACTTAGGCATCAATACAGACGATAGTCAGTCCAATGTCGATGAGAACCGTCGCCGTTTCTTTACTGCGATTGGTGCGCCAGCACACGCATTTGCTTCATCGTATCAGGTGCATGGGATGAAGATTTTGTACACTGTTGAGGCTGGGCGTTTCGAGGGGTACGATGCGTTGATTACAGATAAACCCGGCTTGTTGATTGGCGTAACCGTTGCCGATTGTGTGCCGATTTTGATTTATGATTCGAAACATCGGGCGGTTGCGGCTATCCATGCGGGTTGGCGCGGAACCGTTGGCAGCATTGTAACGAAAACGCTTGACCAAATGAAGCAACAATTTGGAACCTCTGCCGAACACTGTTATGCGTACATCGGGACGTGCATTGATGAATGCTCGTTTGAGGTGGGAGCGGAGGTAGCCGAACAGTTTGAGTCAGAACTGAAACGGGTTGATGCTGAAACAGGCAAAGGGTACATTGATTTAAAACGAGCCAATGCCAATCAACTCACTGGCTTTGGCATTCCTGTCGAACAGATTGGCGTTTCTCCTTTTTCGACGGTACTGAATAACAGCGACTTCTTTTCACACCGTGCCGAACACGGGCAAACCGGACGGATGTTAGCTGTGATTGGCTTAGCAAATTGA
- the rfaD gene encoding ADP-glyceromanno-heptose 6-epimerase: MIIVTGAAGFIGSCLISKLNQENFNFIIAVDDFSYPEKEANLAGKRIQERVDREDFFDWLDQNYQEVEFIFHIGARTDTTEFDRQIFEHLNVEYSKQIWNRCIDYQIPLVYASSAATYGLGELGYDDNESLIPQLKPLNPYGDSKNEFDIWVLEQERKPFFWAGLKFFNVYGPNEYHKGRMASVIFHTYHQIKKSGQMKLFRSHNPDFADGEQMRDFVYVKDVVEVCSFLMHHRRNSGIYNLGSGKARTFLDLAKNTFYALGLEPEIDFIDTPADIRDKYQYFTQANMSKLRSIGYEKHFHSLEDGIADYVTNYLSKGQYL; the protein is encoded by the coding sequence ATGATTATTGTTACGGGAGCCGCCGGTTTTATCGGAAGCTGTTTGATCAGCAAATTGAATCAGGAAAACTTCAATTTCATTATTGCAGTAGATGATTTCTCATACCCCGAAAAAGAGGCTAATCTGGCTGGAAAACGCATTCAGGAGCGAGTTGATCGAGAGGATTTTTTTGATTGGCTCGACCAGAATTATCAGGAAGTCGAATTTATTTTCCACATTGGCGCACGTACCGATACAACCGAGTTTGATCGCCAGATTTTTGAGCACCTGAACGTCGAATACTCCAAACAAATCTGGAATCGCTGCATCGACTATCAAATTCCACTGGTGTATGCCTCTTCAGCTGCAACGTACGGTCTTGGCGAATTAGGCTACGACGACAATGAATCGCTGATTCCTCAGCTGAAACCGCTAAATCCCTACGGCGATTCGAAGAACGAGTTTGATATTTGGGTACTCGAACAGGAACGTAAACCTTTCTTCTGGGCGGGCCTGAAATTCTTCAATGTATACGGTCCTAATGAGTACCATAAGGGGCGGATGGCATCCGTGATTTTTCACACCTATCACCAGATTAAAAAGTCGGGGCAAATGAAGTTGTTCCGATCACATAATCCAGATTTTGCCGACGGCGAACAGATGCGTGATTTCGTTTATGTGAAAGATGTGGTTGAGGTTTGCTCGTTCCTCATGCATCACCGGCGCAATTCGGGCATCTATAACCTCGGTAGCGGCAAAGCACGCACCTTCCTCGATCTGGCTAAGAATACGTTTTATGCGCTTGGTCTGGAGCCTGAAATTGACTTCATCGATACGCCCGCCGATATCCGCGACAAGTATCAGTATTTTACGCAGGCCAATATGTCTAAGCTTCGTTCAATAGGCTACGAAAAACATTTTCACTCGCTTGAAGATGGAATTGCCGATTATGTAACGAATTATCTGAGCAAAGGCCAATATCTGTAA
- a CDS encoding GlsB/YeaQ/YmgE family stress response membrane protein: MGLLISILVGAVAGWLADLVFKRFSFSLFAEILLGIAGGFVGGLIFGSGGSVLDQILTAFVGAVIILGIAALIKGRSSTV; encoded by the coding sequence ATGGGACTCTTAATATCAATTTTGGTAGGTGCCGTAGCCGGTTGGCTGGCCGACCTCGTATTCAAACGGTTTTCGTTTTCGCTGTTCGCTGAAATCCTGCTCGGTATTGCCGGTGGGTTTGTTGGCGGCTTAATATTTGGCAGTGGTGGTAGTGTTCTGGATCAGATTCTTACCGCCTTTGTAGGTGCAGTTATTATTCTTGGTATTGCAGCCTTGATTAAAGGACGTAGCAGTACGGTGTAA
- a CDS encoding DUF6169 family protein, whose translation MEQPLSSYNFTFIGGPKSIYIFETRFGAEYEIKFKPSGYLVDNPAFEDFAFEMVIVLTANPYTPRLPPVDALMSATIRAIVADFFKTHERVVIYICDDSDSKADSCRKLFDRWFGRYKKEIFVKLNVPLGVDEDGMAYSVELISRFDNPHFMAIYESFKRTVSGEK comes from the coding sequence GTGGAACAACCATTATCGAGTTATAATTTTACGTTTATTGGTGGCCCAAAATCAATTTACATTTTTGAAACTCGATTTGGTGCAGAGTACGAAATAAAATTCAAGCCCAGTGGCTATTTAGTTGATAATCCAGCCTTTGAAGATTTTGCCTTTGAAATGGTTATCGTACTGACTGCAAATCCATATACCCCCAGGCTACCGCCGGTTGATGCACTTATGTCGGCGACGATTCGAGCAATCGTTGCCGATTTTTTTAAGACTCATGAACGGGTAGTCATTTACATCTGCGACGACTCCGACTCTAAAGCTGATTCTTGCCGGAAGCTGTTCGACCGTTGGTTCGGGCGATATAAAAAAGAAATATTTGTCAAACTTAACGTACCACTTGGCGTCGACGAAGATGGTATGGCTTATTCGGTTGAGCTAATATCCCGGTTTGACAATCCGCACTTCATGGCTATTTACGAGTCGTTCAAACGAACTGTCTCCGGCGAAAAATAA